The following coding sequences lie in one Kamptonema formosum PCC 6407 genomic window:
- a CDS encoding class I SAM-dependent methyltransferase has translation MQNQKSSIVFDQERASSYDKRFAKFAPLRDALHLLISLVLSELPADARILCVGAGTGLELIDLAKRFPQWQFTAVEPAAPMLDICRQRAEENGIASRCTFHEGYLDSLPASESFDAATCLLVSHFFMDRDRRRNFFNQIASRLCPNGYLISADLVSDMSTSAYESLFEVWIRMLKYSEVPAEEIEKFRASYGQDVAVLPPLEVESIIVSSGFDSPVLFFQSLLIHAWYAQRSL, from the coding sequence ATGCAAAATCAAAAGTCATCTATTGTTTTTGACCAAGAACGCGCTTCTTCCTACGACAAAAGATTTGCTAAATTCGCTCCATTGCGCGACGCACTTCATTTGCTGATTAGCCTGGTACTTTCCGAACTTCCTGCTGATGCAAGGATTCTCTGTGTCGGCGCGGGAACTGGTTTAGAATTAATTGACCTGGCCAAAAGATTTCCACAGTGGCAATTTACTGCGGTAGAACCTGCGGCACCGATGCTTGATATTTGTCGCCAACGTGCCGAAGAGAATGGCATCGCGTCACGTTGCACTTTTCACGAAGGTTATCTCGATTCATTGCCTGCATCGGAATCTTTTGATGCGGCAACTTGCCTTCTGGTTTCTCACTTTTTTATGGATCGAGATCGGCGGCGCAACTTTTTTAATCAAATTGCTTCACGACTTTGCCCTAATGGATATTTGATCAGTGCCGATCTGGTTTCTGATATGTCTACTTCAGCTTACGAAAGCCTTTTTGAGGTTTGGATAAGAATGCTGAAGTATTCCGAAGTGCCTGCTGAGGAAATTGAAAAGTTTCGTGCTTCTTATGGTCAGGATGTGGCGGTGCTACCGCCACTTGAAGTTGAGTCAATAATTGTATCAAGTGGCTTTGATTCACCTGTATTGTTCTTCCAGAGCCTTCTCATTCATGCCTGGTATGCTCAGCGATCGCTGTAA
- a CDS encoding bifunctional cobalt-precorrin-7 (C(5))-methyltransferase/cobalt-precorrin-6B (C(15))-methyltransferase: MTVHIVGIGLDGAAGLSKSVQQIVEKATLLVGSDRHLAYFSKHRAERLVLGDLTGAIKEIRQRLATSFPGAIVVLVSGDPLFYGWGRLLVAELPPEQLIFHPHLSSVQLAFNRLKLPWQDAHFISAHRRSFEELTAKLQQGVDKIAVLTDETYSPGAIAHLIKALDLPSRYQFWLCENLGAADERVRQWSLDALQGETFAPLNLVVLLRESRTATEPLDLGSLPMLGIPDGNFLSFSDRPGVMTQREVRVLILGELSLQPGQAIWDVGAGTGAVSIEIARLFPGSQVYAIEKMEEGTSLIEQNCRRFQVQNVISIHGNAPEILHRLRPPNRIFVGGSGGEITKILGVCALRMLPGGVIVLAMSTVEDLAAVLSWKEERMRREPNWNCKIMQVQLSRSLPVGNLTRFDSLNPVTIVTMNR; encoded by the coding sequence GCATCGGGCAGAACGCTTGGTTTTGGGAGATTTGACGGGTGCAATTAAAGAAATTCGGCAGCGGTTGGCGACTTCGTTTCCGGGTGCAATTGTAGTTTTGGTTTCGGGCGACCCGCTATTTTACGGTTGGGGACGGCTATTGGTGGCAGAATTGCCTCCCGAACAGTTAATTTTTCATCCGCATTTGAGTTCTGTACAGTTGGCTTTTAACCGCCTGAAACTTCCTTGGCAAGATGCTCACTTTATTAGCGCTCACAGGCGGTCTTTTGAGGAGTTGACTGCTAAGTTACAGCAAGGTGTGGATAAGATTGCTGTACTAACTGATGAGACTTATTCTCCAGGGGCGATCGCACATTTGATTAAGGCTTTAGATTTGCCCAGTCGTTATCAGTTTTGGCTATGCGAAAATTTGGGGGCCGCTGATGAACGAGTCAGGCAATGGTCGTTAGATGCTTTGCAAGGGGAGACTTTTGCACCGCTCAATTTGGTTGTGCTGTTGCGGGAGTCTAGGACAGCTACGGAGCCCCTGGATTTAGGCAGTTTGCCGATGCTAGGGATACCGGATGGCAATTTTCTCAGTTTTAGCGATCGCCCTGGGGTGATGACGCAGCGAGAAGTGCGGGTGTTGATTTTAGGGGAATTGTCCTTACAACCAGGTCAAGCGATCTGGGATGTGGGTGCGGGTACTGGGGCAGTTTCGATTGAAATTGCCCGGTTGTTCCCGGGTTCTCAGGTTTATGCGATCGAGAAAATGGAGGAAGGTACGTCTTTAATTGAGCAAAATTGTCGCCGTTTTCAGGTACAAAATGTAATTTCAATTCACGGCAATGCTCCTGAAATTCTACATCGTTTGCGACCGCCTAATCGAATTTTTGTGGGTGGTAGTGGAGGAGAAATTACTAAAATTTTAGGTGTCTGTGCTTTGCGAATGTTACCAGGAGGGGTAATAGTATTGGCAATGTCTACTGTAGAAGATTTAGCTGCTGTTTTGAGTTGGAAGGAGGAAAGAATGCGGCGGGAACCGAATTGGAATTGTAAAATTATGCAGGTGCAGTTGTCGCGATCTCTGCCTGTGGGAAATTTAACTAGATTTGACTCATTAAATCCAGTTACTATTGTCACAATGAATAGGTGA
- a CDS encoding ankyrin repeat domain-containing protein, which translates to MGSTKHDGLLIQAAKSGNIINAQALLAKGVSANAQDRDGTTALMFAAQKGYTEIVRLLLDKGADVNFARRQFGITALMLAAAHKQVDAVRLLISRGADVNAQNDDGSTALMAASLKGDISIVQLLLDAGADVNVEDKDGDTALKIAVLQGEKTVVKALLDAKANVDNSTVLLAGSQGHAEIIGILLNYGLDANFKNREGKTPLILGAKSGSLAIVEVLLAGGADVNFQDRDGETALTLAADFGHVDVVKALLNARAEVNAKNGDGGTALMAAAAGGNVEIATLLLDAGADINAKDNDDETALNFAVVEGNTEVVELLLNRGANFQVRNKLGDTPLLVATFHGYTSIVAALLRKVEPQNSSYFLNAKNFEETALTLAAFHGHAEVVKLLVNAGADVNVVADKGKTGLMKAADRGNISMVQLLLENGANVNLKDDADATALMWAAHRGYADIVQILLEAGADLNQKNKGGYTALMLAEYNNYADAVKLLKKTGAGE; encoded by the coding sequence ATGGGGTCTACCAAACACGACGGTTTACTAATCCAGGCAGCTAAAAGCGGCAACATCATTAATGCACAAGCCTTACTCGCTAAGGGTGTCAGTGCCAATGCCCAGGATCGAGATGGTACTACGGCTTTGATGTTTGCAGCGCAGAAAGGGTATACGGAAATTGTGCGACTTCTACTTGATAAAGGTGCTGATGTCAACTTTGCCAGAAGACAATTTGGCATCACTGCTTTGATGTTGGCGGCGGCTCACAAACAGGTTGATGCTGTGCGGCTGTTGATAAGTAGGGGGGCGGATGTCAATGCCCAAAATGATGATGGCAGCACTGCATTGATGGCGGCATCTTTGAAGGGGGATATCTCTATTGTGCAACTTCTACTGGATGCGGGGGCTGATGTCAATGTTGAAGATAAAGATGGAGATACTGCTTTAAAAATAGCAGTTTTACAAGGTGAAAAGACTGTTGTAAAAGCTTTACTAGATGCTAAAGCTAATGTTGATAATTCTACCGTATTATTAGCAGGCAGTCAAGGTCATGCTGAAATTATCGGAATTTTGCTTAATTATGGATTAGATGCAAATTTCAAAAATCGGGAGGGGAAAACACCTTTAATTTTAGGTGCTAAATCTGGGAGTTTAGCAATTGTAGAAGTATTATTGGCGGGTGGTGCTGATGTTAATTTTCAGGATCGAGATGGTGAAACTGCTTTAACTTTGGCTGCTGATTTCGGTCATGTTGATGTGGTAAAAGCTTTGCTGAATGCACGCGCGGAGGTAAATGCTAAAAATGGGGATGGTGGTACGGCTTTGATGGCAGCGGCGGCGGGAGGAAATGTGGAGATTGCAACTCTTTTACTTGATGCTGGTGCCGATATTAATGCTAAAGATAACGATGATGAAACTGCTTTAAATTTTGCTGTTGTCGAAGGTAATACCGAGGTAGTAGAATTGCTTTTGAACCGAGGCGCTAATTTCCAAGTAAGAAATAAGCTAGGTGATACGCCTTTGCTAGTGGCAACTTTTCACGGTTACACTTCAATTGTAGCAGCTTTGCTGCGAAAGGTTGAACCGCAGAATAGTTCCTATTTCTTAAATGCAAAAAACTTTGAGGAAACAGCTTTAACTTTGGCAGCATTTCACGGGCACGCGGAAGTAGTAAAACTTTTGGTGAACGCTGGTGCTGATGTTAATGTAGTTGCTGACAAAGGTAAGACAGGTTTAATGAAAGCAGCAGATCGCGGCAATATTTCTATGGTACAACTGTTACTAGAAAATGGTGCTAATGTCAATTTAAAAGATGATGCAGATGCCACAGCTTTAATGTGGGCCGCCCATCGGGGTTATGCCGATATTGTACAAATTTTACTTGAAGCAGGAGCGGATTTAAACCAGAAAAATAAGGGCGGTTATACCGCTTTAATGCTAGCGGAATATAACAATTACGCGGATGCAGTAAAACTGCTGAAAAAGACAGGCGCTGGCGAGTAA
- a CDS encoding DUF1997 domain-containing protein, translated as MQQDSSEYQAVQASEELWNEPSNTPQPEVTEVSAETEQTWFHSHFEDSMEMYADAQTVAKHFDNHHTWFIPCAHPMKAEPLGENGYDMLIGRFGAFGYIVEARIGLELLPPDEQGFYRIRTIPIPDYTAPGYDVDFCSVMELVEVPTEEFSAQLNASDLAQLPPAITSVKWQLDLAVGLYFPKFIRGKSSALIQKTGEGVLDKIVGQVNRRLTYKTQQVFHDSLGIPFPKKLHKK; from the coding sequence ATGCAGCAGGATTCCTCTGAATATCAAGCTGTTCAAGCTTCTGAAGAACTTTGGAACGAACCATCTAACACCCCACAACCGGAAGTTACAGAGGTATCGGCAGAAACTGAACAGACTTGGTTTCACAGCCATTTTGAAGACAGTATGGAGATGTATGCCGATGCTCAGACGGTAGCTAAACATTTTGATAACCACCATACTTGGTTCATCCCCTGTGCTCATCCGATGAAAGCTGAACCCCTTGGGGAGAATGGCTACGATATGTTAATTGGGCGTTTTGGCGCTTTTGGGTATATCGTAGAAGCGCGGATTGGTTTGGAGTTGTTACCCCCTGATGAGCAAGGATTTTACCGCATTCGGACTATTCCTATACCTGATTATACTGCCCCTGGATATGATGTTGATTTTTGCTCAGTTATGGAGTTAGTAGAAGTACCGACAGAAGAATTTTCTGCACAGTTAAACGCCTCTGATCTTGCTCAGTTACCGCCAGCAATTACCAGTGTTAAATGGCAGCTAGATTTAGCAGTGGGGCTATATTTCCCCAAGTTTATTCGCGGTAAATCTAGTGCTTTGATTCAGAAGACGGGGGAGGGTGTTTTAGACAAAATTGTAGGTCAAGTTAATCGGCGATTAACTTACAAAACTCAGCAAGTTTTCCACGATTCATTAGGGATACCGTTTCCGAAAAAGCTTCATAAAAAATAA
- a CDS encoding 2OG-Fe(II) oxygenase, with the protein MVSTTQQLQSKDVKVKILLTGGHQCTVNLKSDAPLLHGLIKALMAKSQQTPAFSTLFQIPIDDGRSALCFPSEQLVGLVTEPPIYLQQQQEHKPIIEIPSPPPTPISTVHDLTSRYAQIENFLTAAENKQLLQYVLDKEAEFVPTSTSTNAEDYRRSMVLHSFPEFSELIVNRIKAILPDVLRKLNIPSFPIGDIESQLTMHNNANFYKMHNDNGSPDTSSRFFTYVYYFNREPKGFTGGELRLYDSKVENNYYVAADTFRTVEPRNNSIVFFLSRYMHEVLQVNCPSKAFADSRFTINGWVRQAS; encoded by the coding sequence ATGGTATCAACAACCCAGCAACTTCAAAGCAAAGATGTTAAAGTCAAAATTCTCTTAACCGGAGGACATCAGTGTACAGTCAATCTCAAATCTGACGCACCCTTACTGCACGGCCTCATCAAAGCTTTGATGGCTAAATCTCAGCAAACACCTGCTTTTTCCACCTTATTCCAAATCCCCATAGATGATGGTCGTTCCGCTCTATGTTTTCCTAGCGAACAGTTAGTTGGCTTAGTCACAGAACCCCCGATTTACTTGCAGCAACAACAGGAACACAAACCTATTATAGAAATTCCCTCCCCCCCTCCCACTCCTATTTCCACCGTTCACGATCTAACATCTCGCTATGCTCAAATTGAAAACTTCTTGACAGCCGCAGAAAACAAACAACTACTGCAATATGTCCTCGATAAAGAAGCAGAATTTGTTCCTACCAGCACATCAACTAATGCTGAAGATTACCGTCGTTCAATGGTACTCCATTCATTCCCTGAATTCTCAGAACTCATCGTCAATCGCATTAAAGCAATTCTGCCAGATGTCCTCCGTAAATTAAATATTCCCTCATTTCCTATCGGCGATATTGAATCTCAGCTAACCATGCACAACAACGCGAACTTTTACAAAATGCACAACGATAACGGCTCTCCAGACACATCTAGCCGATTCTTCACTTACGTTTACTATTTTAATCGAGAACCCAAGGGTTTTACGGGCGGTGAATTACGGCTTTACGACAGCAAAGTTGAAAATAACTATTACGTTGCTGCCGATACTTTCAGAACTGTAGAACCCCGAAATAACAGCATCGTCTTCTTCCTCAGCCGCTATATGCACGAAGTATTGCAAGTAAATTGTCCTTCAAAAGCTTTTGCAGACAGCCGCTTTACCATCAATGGCTGGGTACGACAAGCTAGTTAA
- the purH gene encoding bifunctional phosphoribosylaminoimidazolecarboxamide formyltransferase/IMP cyclohydrolase: protein MTRLALLSTSDKTGLIDLARTLVEEFGFDIISSGGTAKALKDAGLPVTKVADYTGSPEILGGRVKTLHPRIHGGILARRDVPQDLADLTENNIRPIDLVVVNLYPFEQTIAKSEVTLSEAIEQIDIGGPAMLRASAKNYPHLTVLCNPEQYPIYLQELRERGGEASLDFRQKCAIAAFNHTANYDRAIASYLTNQSSPEADRSSLVQQFTIAGTQLQSLRYGENPHQAAAWYQSGGNPTGWTTSTILQGKELSYNNLVDLEAARRLIVEFPDTPAAAILKHTNPCGAAIGNSLSEAYQKAFDADSISAFGGIVALNRPIDAATAKALTQTFLECVVAPACEPAAQEILKGKSKVRVLILPDLIQGPPQTVKVIAGGLLVQDSDNAIEDASQWRVVTEKQPTPEQLEELLFAWKVAKHVKSNAIVVTRDRATLGIGAGQMNRVGSVKIALEQAALKAKGAFLASDGFFPFDDSVRTAAAAGIVAIAQPGGSMRDQDSINAANELGLVMVFTDVRHFLH from the coding sequence ATGACGCGTCTGGCACTGCTGAGTACATCTGATAAAACCGGGCTAATTGACTTAGCTCGCACTCTGGTAGAAGAATTTGGCTTTGATATCATTAGTAGTGGCGGGACAGCAAAAGCTCTAAAAGATGCTGGGTTGCCAGTCACAAAAGTTGCCGACTACACGGGTTCTCCAGAAATTTTGGGAGGACGAGTCAAAACGCTACATCCTCGCATTCACGGCGGCATTTTAGCGCGTCGAGATGTCCCCCAGGATCTAGCAGATTTGACTGAAAATAATATTCGTCCCATTGATTTAGTCGTAGTTAATCTGTATCCTTTCGAGCAAACAATTGCTAAGTCAGAAGTAACTTTATCTGAGGCAATTGAGCAGATTGATATTGGGGGGCCGGCGATGCTGCGAGCCTCAGCTAAAAATTACCCTCATTTGACCGTTTTATGCAATCCAGAGCAGTATCCTATTTATTTGCAAGAATTGCGGGAGCGCGGAGGAGAGGCTTCCTTAGATTTCCGGCAAAAATGTGCAATTGCAGCCTTTAATCATACTGCAAATTACGATCGCGCGATCGCATCTTATCTCACAAATCAATCCTCTCCAGAAGCCGATCGATCGTCTCTCGTACAACAGTTTACAATTGCTGGAACCCAGTTACAATCGCTCCGCTACGGCGAAAATCCCCATCAAGCGGCTGCTTGGTATCAAAGCGGAGGAAACCCTACTGGTTGGACGACCAGTACAATACTTCAAGGCAAAGAATTAAGCTACAATAATTTAGTGGATTTAGAGGCAGCTCGTAGGTTAATTGTAGAGTTTCCTGATACTCCAGCGGCGGCAATTCTTAAACATACCAATCCTTGCGGCGCTGCTATCGGCAATAGCCTCTCAGAAGCTTATCAAAAAGCTTTCGATGCTGACTCAATTTCAGCTTTTGGCGGGATTGTAGCTTTAAATCGTCCCATTGATGCGGCTACGGCTAAAGCATTAACTCAAACATTCTTAGAATGCGTGGTAGCGCCTGCTTGCGAACCAGCAGCTCAAGAAATCCTCAAAGGTAAGTCAAAAGTGCGGGTTTTGATTTTACCAGATTTGATTCAGGGGCCGCCCCAAACTGTTAAAGTAATAGCAGGTGGTTTGCTCGTACAAGACTCAGATAATGCCATAGAAGATGCTAGCCAATGGCGCGTTGTCACTGAGAAGCAACCCACACCGGAACAGTTAGAAGAACTGTTATTTGCGTGGAAAGTTGCCAAGCACGTTAAATCTAATGCTATTGTCGTGACGCGCGATCGCGCTACATTAGGTATTGGTGCAGGACAAATGAATCGTGTAGGATCGGTTAAAATTGCCTTAGAACAAGCCGCTTTGAAAGCCAAGGGTGCATTTTTAGCCAGTGACGGTTTCTTCCCCTTTGACGACTCAGTGCGAACTGCTGCTGCTGCTGGAATAGTTGCGATCGCACAACCAGGAGGTAGTATGCGCGACCAAGATTCCATCAACGCCGCCAACGAACTCGGACTGGTAATGGTTTTCACCGACGTTCGCCACTTTTTGCATTAA
- a CDS encoding SDR family oxidoreductase, with protein sequence MKAFVAGATGQTGRRIVEELVKRNIPVRALVRNLETAREILPPEAELVTGDVLNAASLAELIGDCTVLLCATGAKPSFDPTGPYKVDYEGTKNLVDAAKIKGIEHFVLVTSLCVSNFFHPLNLFWLILVWKKQAEEYLQKSGLTYTIVRPGGLKNEDNTDAIVMESADKLFDGSIPRTKVAQVCVEALFQPASRNKIVEIVAKSEVEAKTFDQLFAGAA encoded by the coding sequence ATGAAAGCATTTGTAGCAGGGGCAACTGGTCAAACTGGCCGTCGGATTGTTGAAGAACTCGTAAAGCGCAATATTCCTGTCCGTGCTTTAGTTCGGAATTTAGAGACAGCTAGGGAAATTCTGCCTCCAGAGGCGGAATTGGTGACAGGTGATGTATTAAATGCAGCATCTCTTGCTGAGCTCATAGGTGACTGTACAGTGCTGCTTTGCGCTACCGGCGCTAAGCCTAGCTTCGATCCGACAGGGCCTTATAAGGTGGACTATGAAGGTACTAAAAATCTGGTAGATGCTGCCAAAATTAAGGGAATTGAGCATTTTGTGCTCGTGACTTCTTTGTGCGTTTCTAATTTTTTCCACCCGCTGAATTTGTTTTGGCTGATTTTGGTGTGGAAGAAGCAAGCGGAGGAATATTTGCAAAAAAGTGGTTTGACTTACACGATTGTTCGGCCTGGGGGTCTGAAGAATGAGGATAACACCGATGCGATCGTGATGGAGTCTGCGGATAAACTTTTTGATGGGAGTATTCCGCGAACTAAGGTAGCGCAGGTTTGCGTTGAGGCGTTGTTTCAGCCTGCATCTCGTAATAAAATTGTGGAGATTGTGGCGAAGTCTGAGGTAGAGGCGAAGACTTTTGACCAGTTGTTTGCTGGTGCGGCTTAA
- a CDS encoding glycoside hydrolase family 24 protein, producing the protein MTRIRVREVDRRKLGLFRRSEIQILKRLIFSSVTIFILAFLIGNWHGNQESFVVQNESNQLPPLAMKGGDPYIRALMRTISASESNVTQPYSVIYGGELVSDLSRHPDLCVKIVSGPNRGRCTTAAGRYQFLSSTWEEKAKRYHPHPAQFIFWKEYSFEPKFQDAVVYAWLSDTKFWKADISALLQQGKFNKVQRLLSGTWTSLGYGIEDNSMTGELPEIYQEMLQEELGKAS; encoded by the coding sequence ATGACAAGAATTAGAGTTAGAGAAGTTGACCGCAGAAAACTAGGCTTATTTCGCCGCTCGGAAATCCAAATCTTGAAACGCCTGATTTTCAGCAGCGTAACTATCTTTATTCTAGCATTCTTGATTGGGAATTGGCATGGAAATCAAGAATCTTTTGTAGTTCAAAATGAGAGCAATCAATTGCCTCCTTTAGCAATGAAAGGCGGCGATCCTTACATTCGAGCACTGATGCGAACGATATCAGCAAGCGAGTCGAATGTTACCCAACCATACTCAGTTATTTACGGTGGCGAACTTGTCTCTGATTTAAGCCGTCATCCCGATCTATGCGTAAAAATTGTCTCCGGCCCCAATCGCGGAAGGTGTACCACAGCGGCCGGGCGATATCAATTTTTGAGCTCTACTTGGGAGGAAAAAGCTAAGCGATATCATCCCCATCCGGCTCAGTTTATATTTTGGAAAGAGTACAGTTTTGAACCAAAATTTCAAGATGCTGTTGTTTATGCTTGGTTGAGCGATACCAAGTTTTGGAAAGCCGATATTTCCGCACTGTTACAACAGGGAAAATTCAATAAAGTGCAGCGGTTGTTATCGGGGACTTGGACAAGTTTAGGCTATGGGATAGAAGACAATTCTATGACTGGAGAGTTGCCAGAAATATATCAGGAAATGCTACAAGAAGAACTAGGGAAAGCAAGTTAA
- a CDS encoding glycosyltransferase family 2 protein has translation MSSKVCIVTTVKDPGNILESFIRYHLKIGIAHIFIFFDNPEDESIKIAQRFSNISAIPCDESLKFQQKGNTLYNNMAQHVTSEVMARQILNAETAIKLAWEMQMDWIIHIDCDELFYTQESISDHFDFIPYSIGQVLYRNFEGVPEKLAIDDYFKEVTLFKKHGHLMPYPLPDDYNKFFRREEYFIGYGNGKAAARVLPGVLPSGVHEFTTVEKHPETAQCTSCPLILHYISCGFGFYYRKYQQLGNFSDYWFGETKIPVTFHTKSRDIFCSGDIDKLADFYREQVVFENQEETDYLIEKGILARIWKPASLLSPLII, from the coding sequence ATGAGTTCAAAGGTCTGCATTGTAACAACTGTCAAAGACCCCGGAAATATTCTTGAATCTTTTATTCGCTACCATTTGAAAATAGGAATAGCCCACATATTTATCTTTTTTGATAACCCAGAAGATGAGTCAATAAAAATTGCTCAAAGATTCTCTAATATTAGTGCAATTCCTTGCGATGAAAGCTTGAAATTTCAGCAAAAGGGAAATACTCTTTACAACAATATGGCTCAGCACGTCACTAGCGAAGTGATGGCTAGACAGATTTTAAATGCTGAAACTGCCATCAAATTAGCCTGGGAAATGCAGATGGATTGGATTATCCATATTGACTGCGATGAACTCTTTTACACCCAAGAGTCAATCTCCGATCATTTTGATTTTATTCCCTACAGTATAGGTCAAGTTCTCTATCGAAATTTTGAAGGTGTGCCAGAGAAATTGGCAATAGATGATTACTTTAAAGAGGTGACGCTGTTTAAAAAACATGGGCATTTAATGCCTTATCCTTTACCTGATGACTACAATAAGTTTTTTAGGAGAGAAGAGTATTTTATTGGCTATGGAAATGGTAAGGCGGCGGCGCGAGTTTTGCCCGGTGTTTTGCCAAGTGGAGTTCACGAATTTACTACAGTTGAAAAGCATCCAGAAACGGCTCAGTGTACGAGTTGTCCGCTGATACTTCATTATATCAGTTGCGGATTTGGATTTTATTATCGCAAGTATCAGCAGTTAGGTAATTTTTCAGATTATTGGTTTGGCGAGACTAAAATTCCTGTTACGTTTCATACTAAGTCTAGAGATATTTTCTGTTCTGGTGACATTGATAAACTAGCAGATTTTTATCGCGAACAGGTTGTATTTGAAAATCAGGAGGAGACTGATTATTTAATTGAGAAAGGCATTCTTGCTCGAATTTGGAAACCTGCATCGCTGCTTTCTCCTCTAATAATTTAG
- a CDS encoding DUF4079 domain-containing protein, with translation MNLVIPESVKIWSQFIHPALMWVLFAIAFYALYLGIQIRRTRASEGEVKKELIKGKFNIKHYQIGSILLAIMVINTLIGMGVTYINNGKLFVGAHLLAGLGMTGIIATSAALSPYMQKGNDWARYSHITLNVILLGLFAWQAVTGVEIVLRIISKM, from the coding sequence ATGAATCTTGTAATTCCTGAATCGGTTAAAATTTGGAGCCAATTCATCCACCCTGCTTTAATGTGGGTATTGTTTGCGATCGCATTTTACGCCCTTTACCTCGGCATCCAAATCCGGCGTACCAGAGCAAGCGAAGGCGAAGTCAAAAAAGAGCTGATTAAAGGTAAGTTTAACATCAAACACTACCAAATCGGCTCTATACTTCTAGCCATAATGGTAATCAATACCCTCATTGGCATGGGTGTCACCTACATCAACAACGGCAAACTATTTGTTGGCGCACACCTCTTAGCAGGCTTAGGTATGACAGGAATAATTGCCACATCTGCCGCCTTATCTCCCTATATGCAGAAAGGAAATGATTGGGCAAGATACAGTCATATTACTCTCAATGTCATTCTTTTAGGACTATTTGCTTGGCAAGCAGTCACGGGAGTAGAAATCGTCCTGCGAATTATTAGCAAAATGTAG